One window from the genome of Natronomonas pharaonis DSM 2160 encodes:
- a CDS encoding Hvo_1808 family surface protein, translating into MDRRLLAATALAAVLLSAGCTVGYQPAADAPPTSEPPAEPHPGYHDGYWYNDTFDLDAEAGLTDPQVDAVTARAMARVQLLRGLEFESDVDVELLTREAFQAEYGDVWGDPPADAQTLDNVQHEALFLVESDEDVTDARAVNRGDTVLGFYQPTTERLVVVSENDPATFDDEMTLAHELLHALQDQHFGLEDVGDGTIDGTNARNGLIEGDAVVIETEYEARCETDEWQCLGTDDDGGTVGVPAAFNWGLYVLDFFPYTAGPPFIDHHRERGGWSAVDAAYDAPPTASAEVIYPETYGSGTYGEARIEDQPRNGWQRVTVDNGTDHARVGQAGLVAMFARTAYDDRASGVVPHTAFTGDDTRYTYDIEYADGWTGDRLHAYQRDNETAYRWNVTFENADEAATFRRGYERVLDYWGGEETADGHWRFDGAAGFEKTVSVSDADASVRVVGAPTPEAVGDISPAVAPNA; encoded by the coding sequence ATGGACCGACGCCTGCTGGCGGCGACCGCGCTCGCCGCCGTCCTGCTTTCGGCCGGCTGTACGGTCGGCTACCAGCCGGCGGCGGACGCGCCGCCGACGTCCGAGCCCCCCGCGGAGCCGCATCCGGGCTACCACGACGGCTACTGGTACAACGACACCTTCGACCTTGACGCTGAGGCGGGCCTGACCGACCCGCAAGTCGACGCTGTCACCGCTCGTGCGATGGCGCGGGTCCAGTTGCTGCGGGGCCTTGAATTCGAGTCCGATGTCGATGTCGAACTCCTCACCCGCGAGGCGTTCCAGGCGGAGTACGGCGATGTCTGGGGCGACCCGCCTGCGGACGCCCAAACGCTCGATAACGTCCAGCACGAGGCGCTGTTTCTGGTCGAGTCCGACGAAGATGTCACCGACGCGAGGGCGGTAAACCGTGGTGACACCGTCCTCGGGTTCTACCAGCCGACGACCGAGCGGCTGGTCGTCGTCAGCGAGAACGACCCGGCGACCTTCGACGACGAGATGACATTGGCCCATGAGCTGTTGCACGCGCTACAGGACCAGCACTTCGGTCTCGAAGACGTTGGAGACGGTACGATCGACGGCACCAACGCCCGCAACGGTCTCATCGAGGGCGATGCCGTCGTCATCGAAACCGAATACGAGGCCCGCTGTGAGACCGACGAGTGGCAGTGTCTCGGGACCGACGACGACGGGGGCACGGTCGGTGTCCCGGCGGCGTTCAATTGGGGGCTTTACGTCCTTGATTTCTTCCCGTACACCGCCGGCCCGCCCTTCATTGACCACCACCGCGAGCGGGGCGGCTGGAGCGCCGTCGATGCGGCCTACGACGCGCCGCCGACCGCCAGTGCCGAGGTCATCTATCCGGAAACGTACGGCAGCGGCACCTACGGCGAGGCCCGTATCGAAGACCAGCCCCGAAACGGCTGGCAGCGAGTCACCGTCGACAACGGCACCGACCACGCACGCGTCGGGCAGGCCGGTCTCGTCGCGATGTTCGCCCGAACGGCCTATGACGACCGCGCCTCCGGTGTCGTCCCCCACACCGCCTTTACCGGCGACGACACCCGGTATACGTACGACATCGAATACGCCGACGGCTGGACCGGCGACCGGCTCCACGCCTACCAGCGCGACAACGAGACCGCCTACCGATGGAACGTGACCTTCGAGAACGCCGACGAGGCGGCGACGTTCCGCCGTGGCTACGAGCGGGTCCTCGACTACTGGGGCGGCGAGGAAACCGCCGACGGCCACTGGCGGTTCGACGGGGCGGCCGGCTTCGAAAAGACCGTCAGCGTCTCCGACGCCGACGCATCGGTCCGCGTCGTCGGCGCGCCGACCCCCGAAGCTGTCGGCGATATCTCGCCGGCGGTCGCGCCGAACGCGTAG
- a CDS encoding nicotinate phosphoribosyltransferase, translating into MFDTVPGSAIESGRATDAYFLRTEEALEHAGRNPHVVAEVTADQFPTGEFELLAGLEDAARLLEGRDIDVDALPEGTLFDGGPVMRIEGPYLEFARLETSLLGFLSHPTGMATAALEARQAAPDTSLLSFGARHVHPSIAGTVDRSALIAGFDGFSHVAAGDILDREASGTMPHALMICFGPGNQEEAWQAFDEAVAPDVPRIALCDTYDDEVDEAVRAAELGFDSVRLDTTGSRRGDFRHIVRETRWKLDVAGHEDVDIFVSGGITPEAIRNLKDVADGFGVGSHITNADPVDFALDIVEVEGDPAAKRGKLSGTKAVYRTTDGGHHIALADADPPDDADPLLEPLIRDGDIVADVELSAAAERARADAERVGFGEH; encoded by the coding sequence ATGTTCGATACCGTTCCCGGCTCGGCAATCGAGTCCGGGCGCGCGACCGACGCGTACTTTCTCCGCACAGAGGAGGCGCTGGAACACGCCGGCAGGAACCCCCACGTCGTCGCTGAGGTGACCGCCGACCAGTTCCCGACCGGCGAGTTCGAGCTGCTGGCGGGGCTGGAAGACGCTGCTCGGCTCCTCGAAGGGCGGGACATCGACGTCGACGCGCTCCCCGAGGGAACTCTCTTCGACGGCGGTCCAGTGATGCGAATCGAGGGACCGTATCTGGAGTTTGCCCGGCTCGAAACCTCGCTTTTGGGCTTTCTCTCGCACCCGACCGGCATGGCGACCGCCGCGCTTGAAGCGAGACAGGCCGCTCCCGACACCTCGCTTCTGAGCTTCGGTGCCCGGCACGTCCACCCCTCGATTGCGGGAACGGTCGACCGGAGTGCCTTGATTGCGGGCTTCGATGGCTTCTCCCACGTCGCTGCCGGCGACATCCTCGACCGCGAGGCGTCGGGGACGATGCCACACGCGCTGATGATATGCTTTGGCCCCGGCAACCAAGAGGAGGCTTGGCAGGCCTTCGATGAGGCCGTTGCCCCGGACGTTCCCCGTATCGCGCTGTGTGACACGTACGACGACGAGGTAGACGAGGCCGTCCGGGCCGCCGAACTCGGATTCGACAGTGTTCGGCTCGATACGACCGGCTCCCGACGCGGGGATTTCCGCCACATCGTCCGCGAGACTCGCTGGAAGCTCGATGTCGCCGGCCACGAGGACGTCGATATCTTCGTCAGCGGTGGCATCACGCCGGAGGCGATTCGGAACCTCAAAGATGTCGCCGACGGCTTCGGCGTTGGCAGCCACATAACCAACGCCGACCCGGTTGATTTCGCGCTCGATATCGTCGAGGTAGAGGGCGACCCGGCAGCAAAGCGTGGGAAGCTCTCGGGAACGAAGGCGGTCTACCGGACCACCGATGGCGGCCACCACATCGCGCTGGCCGACGCCGACCCACCGGACGACGCCGACCCCCTCTTGGAGCCGCTGATTCGGGACGGCGACATCGTCGCCGACGTCGAGCTGTCGGCCGCCGCCGAACGTGCGCGAGCGGACGCTGAACGTGTCGGTTTCGGAGAGCACTGA
- the aspS gene encoding aspartate--tRNA(Asn) ligase, translating to MENRTYTADAEPGETVTVAGWVHEVRDLGGIAFLILRDTTGQIQVKFEKDEMDDELVETGLNVARESVITVSGDVEEEPRAPTGVEVTPETVEVLSEADTELPLDPTGKVDAELSTRLDNRTLDLRSEEGQAIFEIRAEVLRAVREAFRDANATEINTSKIVATGTEGGTELFPITYFGEEAFMNQSPQLFKQLVAGSNIERVFEIGPIFRAEEHNTPRHLNEATSIDFEGAFCDHTDAMDVCEQVVTAAYEAVAENCTDQLEALGITEEFEVPETPFPRLSYEEAIERINATGELDEQLVWGDDLPTEGEKALGDDVGGHYFITDWPAEIKPFYIMDHEDGELSTGFDMMHPRMELVSGGQREHRREELIAGFEQQGLEPEAFEYYTKMFKYGMPPHAGWGLGGERLLMTMLDLDNIREAVLFPRDRQRLSP from the coding sequence ATGGAGAACCGAACGTACACCGCGGACGCCGAACCCGGCGAGACCGTCACGGTCGCCGGCTGGGTCCACGAAGTCCGCGACCTCGGCGGCATTGCGTTTCTGATTTTGCGCGATACGACCGGACAGATTCAGGTCAAGTTCGAAAAGGACGAGATGGACGACGAACTGGTCGAGACCGGGCTGAACGTTGCCCGCGAATCAGTCATCACCGTCTCCGGCGATGTCGAGGAGGAGCCACGCGCGCCGACCGGCGTCGAGGTCACCCCCGAGACCGTTGAGGTGCTCTCGGAAGCCGACACCGAACTGCCGCTGGACCCGACCGGCAAGGTCGACGCGGAGCTTTCGACCCGGCTCGACAACCGCACGCTCGACCTCCGTAGCGAAGAGGGACAGGCCATCTTCGAGATTCGCGCAGAGGTCCTGCGAGCCGTCCGGGAGGCGTTCCGCGACGCCAACGCGACCGAAATCAACACCTCAAAGATCGTTGCCACGGGAACTGAGGGCGGCACCGAACTCTTCCCGATTACCTACTTCGGCGAGGAAGCGTTCATGAACCAGAGCCCGCAGCTCTTCAAACAGCTCGTGGCGGGCTCGAACATCGAGCGTGTCTTCGAAATCGGCCCCATCTTCCGCGCCGAGGAGCACAACACGCCCCGCCACCTCAACGAGGCGACCTCCATCGACTTCGAGGGGGCCTTCTGTGACCACACCGACGCGATGGATGTCTGTGAGCAGGTCGTCACCGCCGCCTACGAGGCGGTCGCCGAGAACTGCACGGACCAGCTCGAAGCCCTCGGCATCACAGAGGAGTTCGAGGTACCCGAGACGCCGTTCCCGCGACTCAGCTACGAGGAAGCCATCGAACGCATCAACGCAACCGGCGAGCTCGACGAGCAGCTCGTGTGGGGCGATGACCTCCCGACCGAGGGCGAGAAGGCGCTCGGCGACGACGTGGGCGGCCACTACTTCATCACCGACTGGCCCGCCGAAATCAAGCCGTTCTACATCATGGACCACGAGGACGGCGAGCTCTCGACGGGCTTTGACATGATGCACCCGCGGATGGAGCTCGTCTCCGGCGGCCAGCGTGAACACCGCCGCGAGGAGCTCATCGCCGGCTTCGAACAGCAGGGGCTCGAACCCGAGGCCTTCGAGTACTACACGAAGATGTTCAAATACGGCATGCCGCCCCACGCCGGCTGGGGGCTTGGCGGCGAGCGGCTGCTGATGACGATGCTCGACCTCGATAACATCCGGGAAGCAGTGCTGTTCCCGCGAGACAGGCAGCGCCTGAGTCCGTAG
- a CDS encoding cysteine hydrolase family protein — translation MELNPETTAVVVVDMQNGFCHPDGSLYAPGSEAAITPCADLVADAREAGASVVFTRDVHPPEQFEDTHYYDEFDRWGEHVLEGSWDAELVAELSPRDDELVVVKHTYDAFHQTQLDGWLESHGINDLLICGTLANVCVLHTAGSAGLRDYRPILVEDAVGAIEDDHREYALDHAEWLFGDVYERGALSFDG, via the coding sequence ATGGAGCTTAATCCGGAGACCACCGCCGTCGTCGTCGTCGACATGCAGAACGGCTTTTGTCACCCCGACGGGTCGCTGTACGCGCCCGGGAGCGAGGCGGCAATAACGCCCTGTGCCGACCTCGTTGCGGATGCCCGGGAGGCCGGAGCGTCGGTGGTGTTTACCCGTGATGTCCACCCGCCGGAGCAGTTCGAGGACACCCACTACTACGACGAGTTCGACCGCTGGGGGGAACACGTCCTCGAAGGCAGTTGGGACGCCGAACTCGTTGCGGAGCTTTCGCCCCGGGACGACGAACTCGTCGTCGTCAAGCACACCTACGACGCCTTCCACCAGACCCAACTGGACGGCTGGCTGGAGAGCCACGGCATCAACGACCTCCTCATCTGTGGGACGCTCGCGAACGTGTGTGTTCTCCACACCGCCGGCTCGGCCGGGCTGCGGGACTACCGGCCGATACTCGTCGAGGACGCTGTCGGCGCTATCGAAGACGACCACCGCGAGTACGCCCTCGACCACGCCGAGTGGCTCTTCGGCGACGTCTACGAGCGCGGAGCGCTGTCGTTCGACGGCTGA